One segment of Methylotuvimicrobium sp. KM2 DNA contains the following:
- the tssH gene encoding type VI secretion system ATPase TssH codes for MGDISRVALFGKLNKVCYKSIEGATVFCKMRGNPYVELTHWLHQILQLQDSDLHKIIRQFNLDPSKLARDFTESLDRLPRGSTSISDLSSHVEEAVERGWVYGTLMFGESQVRSGHLVVGILKTKGLNHALLEISNEFGKVKPDTLTERFAEIVSGSPEEGLHSSDGFQVGGGAVPGEASGAMSPAQMGKQEALKQFTVDLTEQARQGKMDPIVGRDEEIRQVIDILMRRRQNNPILTGEAGVGKTAVVEGFAQKIVAGDVPPSLLDVTLRTLDVGLLQAGASMKGEFENRLRQVIEEVQSSEKPIILFIDEAHTLVGAGGAAGTGDAANLLKPALARGTLRTVAATTWAEYKKHIEKDPALTRRFQVVQVLEPSEEKAILMMRGVASVMEKHHQVQILDEALEAAVKLSHRYIPARQLPDKSVSLLDTASARVAISQHAVPAAVDDCRKRINGFDTELAIIGREKSVGVDIKDRETIVLEKLKAEKDRLALLEERWNNERELVKNILDIRQKLREQGGKVEGTESKLEKAVEEVAGVDSESNTRDGLLEDLKNLLSQLHDLQGESPLILPSVDAQTVASVVGDWTGIPVGRMVKNEIETIIHLADTIEQRIIGQRHALDMIARRIQTSRAGLDNPNKPIGVFMLAGTSGVGKTETALALAEALYGGEQNVITINMSEYQEAHTVSTLKGAPPGYVGYGEGGVLTEAVRRRPYSVVLLDEVEKAHPDVHEIFFQVFDKGWMEDGEGRVIDFKNTLILLTTNAGTELIANLCKDPDLMPEPEGIAKALREPLLKVFPPALLGRLVVIPYYPLSDEMIAAIAKLQLKRIEKRIVESHKVPFTYDEDVIKLIAERCTEVESGGRMIDAILTNTVLPSISSEFLTRMMEGKTVERVHVGVADGEFVYEF; via the coding sequence ATGGGCGATATCAGCCGTGTCGCATTATTCGGTAAGCTGAATAAAGTGTGCTACAAATCCATTGAGGGGGCGACCGTGTTTTGTAAAATGCGAGGTAATCCTTACGTGGAACTGACGCATTGGTTGCATCAGATTCTTCAGTTGCAAGACTCGGATCTCCATAAAATCATTCGTCAATTCAATCTCGACCCGTCGAAATTGGCGCGCGACTTTACCGAATCTTTGGATCGCCTCCCAAGAGGCTCCACATCGATTTCGGATTTATCGTCGCATGTCGAAGAAGCCGTCGAGAGAGGATGGGTATACGGAACCCTAATGTTTGGTGAATCGCAGGTACGTTCGGGACATTTGGTTGTCGGTATTCTTAAAACAAAGGGTTTGAATCATGCCTTGCTGGAAATTTCCAACGAATTCGGAAAAGTCAAGCCGGATACCTTAACCGAACGTTTCGCGGAGATTGTCAGCGGCTCGCCTGAAGAAGGGCTGCATTCAAGCGACGGTTTTCAAGTCGGGGGAGGTGCTGTTCCGGGCGAAGCCAGCGGCGCGATGTCGCCGGCTCAGATGGGTAAACAAGAAGCCTTGAAACAATTCACGGTCGATTTAACCGAGCAGGCGCGCCAAGGCAAGATGGACCCGATCGTCGGACGCGATGAAGAAATACGTCAAGTGATCGACATCTTGATGCGTCGCCGTCAAAATAATCCGATACTGACTGGCGAGGCCGGCGTCGGCAAAACTGCCGTCGTTGAAGGCTTCGCGCAGAAAATCGTCGCCGGCGACGTGCCGCCGTCCTTGCTGGATGTCACGTTGCGTACGCTTGATGTCGGTTTGCTGCAGGCAGGCGCTAGTATGAAAGGCGAATTCGAGAACCGCTTGCGTCAAGTGATCGAGGAAGTGCAATCATCCGAAAAACCTATCATTTTGTTCATCGACGAAGCGCATACCTTGGTCGGCGCCGGCGGCGCAGCCGGCACCGGCGATGCCGCGAACCTTTTGAAACCGGCGCTGGCGCGCGGTACGCTCAGAACCGTCGCGGCCACGACCTGGGCCGAATATAAGAAACATATCGAAAAAGATCCGGCATTGACGCGGCGCTTCCAAGTCGTGCAAGTGCTGGAGCCCAGCGAAGAAAAAGCGATTTTGATGATGCGAGGTGTCGCATCGGTCATGGAAAAACACCATCAGGTTCAAATACTCGATGAGGCTCTAGAAGCTGCCGTAAAGTTGTCTCACCGATATATTCCCGCCAGACAGTTGCCCGATAAATCGGTCAGTTTGCTCGATACCGCATCGGCACGCGTAGCCATCAGTCAGCATGCCGTTCCTGCCGCGGTCGATGATTGCCGAAAACGGATTAACGGATTCGATACCGAATTGGCGATCATCGGCAGAGAAAAGTCGGTCGGCGTCGATATCAAAGACCGCGAAACGATTGTTCTTGAAAAACTGAAAGCCGAAAAAGATCGTTTGGCATTGCTGGAAGAGCGCTGGAATAACGAACGTGAACTCGTCAAAAACATTTTAGATATTCGTCAAAAACTGCGAGAGCAAGGCGGTAAAGTCGAGGGGACCGAAAGCAAACTCGAAAAAGCGGTTGAAGAAGTTGCGGGAGTCGATTCCGAATCGAATACACGCGATGGACTGCTTGAGGATTTAAAAAACTTGCTATCTCAATTGCATGATTTGCAAGGCGAATCACCCTTGATTTTACCGAGCGTCGATGCTCAAACCGTGGCTTCCGTCGTCGGCGATTGGACCGGAATTCCAGTCGGGCGAATGGTCAAGAATGAAATCGAGACCATTATTCATCTGGCCGATACTATCGAGCAACGAATCATCGGACAACGACATGCGTTGGATATGATAGCGCGGCGAATTCAAACCTCGCGAGCGGGTCTCGATAATCCGAACAAACCGATCGGCGTGTTCATGTTGGCCGGCACGTCGGGAGTCGGCAAGACCGAAACCGCTCTAGCCTTGGCCGAAGCCTTGTACGGCGGCGAGCAGAACGTCATCACAATCAACATGAGCGAATACCAGGAAGCCCATACCGTATCGACGCTGAAAGGTGCGCCTCCGGGTTATGTCGGATACGGCGAAGGCGGTGTGTTGACCGAGGCGGTCCGGCGCAGGCCTTATTCTGTTGTATTGCTCGATGAAGTCGAAAAAGCGCATCCGGACGTTCATGAAATTTTCTTCCAGGTTTTCGATAAAGGCTGGATGGAAGACGGCGAAGGCCGGGTCATCGATTTCAAAAATACGCTGATTCTTTTGACCACCAATGCCGGTACCGAGCTGATCGCCAATCTCTGTAAAGACCCGGATTTAATGCCGGAGCCTGAAGGCATTGCCAAAGCCTTGAGGGAACCGTTGCTAAAAGTCTTTCCGCCGGCATTGTTGGGCCGTCTGGTCGTTATTCCCTATTACCCGTTAAGCGACGAGATGATCGCCGCAATCGCGAAATTGCAGTTAAAACGTATCGAAAAACGTATTGTTGAAAGTCATAAAGTACCGTTTACCTATGATGAGGATGTCATCAAGTTGATAGCCGAACGCTGTACCGAAGTCGAAAGCGGCGGGCGCATGATCGACGCGATATTGACCAATACAGTTTTGCCCAGTATCAGCTCCGAGTTTTTAACGCGGATGATGGAAGGGAAGACAGTTGAAAGGGTGCATGTCGGTGTGGCGGATGGAGAGTTTGTTTATGAGTTTTGA
- a CDS encoding PAAR domain-containing protein produces MHVCPMVTGVVPHVGGPILPPGTPTVLIGNLPAAKVGDMATCVGPPDAIVKGSSTVLICNMPAARLLDNTSHGGVIVGPGCPTVLIGG; encoded by the coding sequence ATGCATGTTTGCCCTATGGTTACAGGGGTAGTGCCCCATGTAGGGGGGCCTATTTTACCGCCTGGAACCCCAACCGTATTAATAGGCAATTTACCGGCCGCAAAAGTCGGGGATATGGCGACTTGTGTGGGGCCTCCTGATGCGATTGTCAAAGGTTCATCCACGGTTTTGATTTGCAATATGCCTGCAGCGCGCTTGCTGGATAATACTTCGCACGGTGGAGTCATTGTCGGCCCAGGTTGTCCGACCGTTTTAATAGGCGGTTAA
- the tssF gene encoding type VI secretion system baseplate subunit TssF → MDPKLLRYYNTELHHLREMGGEFAVEFPKIAARLGMDSFECADPYVERLLEGFAFLAARVQLKLDAEFPRFTQHLLEMIYPNYLEPTPSVAVVQFQPDLTEGSLNEGFTIERATALRSQTTKGEQTPCEYRTAHEIKLWPLQIHEAEYLPNLGAVANLCSHNLSGVKAAIRIRLKTTAGLKFNELKLDSLPVFLRGHGELPMHLYEQLIGDSLAVCMQPTEKPYRWQHLVKDNAINRIGFSDEEALFNYSPRSFQGYRLLQEYFAFPERFMFAEFTGFDQALNQCDAEEMDLIVLLKRSHAKLINAVDRSQFALFCTPAINLFPKHADPIYIDHKSSEFHIIPDRSRPMDFEICQVKEVIGIGSGGVNEKKEFQPFYRYSDERSHDVRPAYYSLHRQQRIASSKQKRQGPRSSYIGNETFISLVDGQSAPYGKDLKQLSIKALCSNRDLPLLMPLGGGKTDFTMQKGAPVQSIRCLSGPTKPRASTAYGNVNWSLINHLSMNYLSIIDRNDKEGAVALRSLLRLYSEYNVAAITNQIEGLLSIQAKDIVRRINTAGPIVFGRGLEITLNFEESAFEGSGVFLMGAVLENFLARYVSINSFTETVVKSTDRGEIIRWPARIGRRKTI, encoded by the coding sequence ATGGACCCGAAATTATTGCGCTATTACAACACGGAGCTGCACCATTTGAGGGAAATGGGCGGCGAATTTGCCGTCGAATTTCCCAAGATTGCAGCGCGCTTGGGCATGGATAGCTTTGAATGCGCAGATCCTTATGTCGAAAGATTATTGGAAGGTTTTGCCTTTTTAGCGGCACGCGTCCAATTGAAGCTCGATGCCGAGTTTCCGCGATTTACCCAGCATTTGCTGGAAATGATATACCCGAATTATCTCGAGCCGACTCCGTCGGTGGCCGTCGTGCAATTTCAACCCGATTTAACGGAAGGTTCGTTAAATGAAGGTTTTACGATAGAAAGAGCAACCGCCCTACGCAGCCAGACGACTAAAGGCGAACAAACTCCCTGCGAATATCGCACCGCGCACGAAATAAAACTCTGGCCTTTGCAAATCCACGAGGCGGAATATCTGCCCAATCTTGGTGCCGTGGCAAACCTCTGCTCACATAATCTGAGCGGGGTGAAAGCCGCGATTCGCATCCGGCTGAAAACCACGGCAGGTTTGAAATTCAATGAGTTAAAGCTGGATTCCTTACCCGTTTTTTTACGAGGGCATGGCGAATTGCCGATGCACTTGTATGAACAATTGATTGGCGATTCGTTAGCCGTTTGCATGCAGCCGACAGAAAAACCTTATCGCTGGCAACATTTAGTCAAAGATAATGCGATAAACCGAATCGGCTTTTCCGATGAAGAAGCCTTGTTCAATTATTCGCCTCGATCTTTCCAGGGGTACCGTCTTCTGCAAGAATACTTTGCCTTTCCGGAACGCTTTATGTTTGCGGAATTCACAGGTTTCGATCAAGCGTTGAATCAGTGCGACGCCGAAGAGATGGATTTAATCGTTCTACTAAAACGAAGTCACGCAAAACTTATTAATGCCGTCGATAGATCTCAATTTGCGTTGTTTTGTACACCGGCTATCAATTTGTTTCCCAAGCATGCGGACCCTATTTATATCGATCATAAGTCGTCCGAATTTCATATCATTCCGGACCGCTCCAGACCTATGGACTTTGAAATTTGCCAAGTCAAAGAAGTCATTGGCATTGGGAGCGGGGGCGTCAATGAAAAAAAGGAATTTCAGCCGTTTTATCGATACAGCGACGAACGAAGTCATGACGTCCGGCCCGCTTATTATTCGTTACATCGGCAACAACGGATAGCTTCGTCGAAACAAAAACGTCAAGGGCCGAGATCGAGTTATATCGGCAATGAGACGTTTATTTCGCTGGTCGACGGGCAATCGGCACCTTACGGTAAAGACCTTAAACAGCTATCAATCAAGGCGCTTTGTAGTAATCGAGATTTACCGTTGCTGATGCCGCTGGGCGGCGGAAAAACCGATTTCACGATGCAGAAGGGCGCGCCGGTCCAAAGCATTCGTTGCCTTTCAGGCCCTACTAAACCTCGGGCATCGACCGCCTATGGCAATGTCAATTGGAGTTTAATCAATCATTTGTCGATGAACTATTTAAGTATAATCGACCGTAATGACAAAGAAGGTGCCGTCGCTCTGAGAAGTTTATTGAGGTTATATAGCGAATACAATGTCGCCGCTATTACTAATCAGATCGAGGGATTGTTGTCGATTCAAGCGAAAGATATCGTTAGGCGGATCAATACGGCCGGTCCCATCGTTTTTGGGCGCGGCTTAGAAATAACCTTGAACTTCGAAGAGTCCGCTTTTGAAGGCAGCGGGGTCTTCTTGATGGGAGCAGTGCTGGAAAATTTTTTAGCCCGCTATGTTTCAATTAACTCGTTTACCGAAACCGTGGTCAAGTCCACGGATCGTGGAGAAATCATCAGATGGCCGGCGAGAATAGGTCGAAGAAAAACGATTTAA
- the tssE gene encoding type VI secretion system baseplate subunit TssE: MAELTQKERLQPSLLDRLTDDEPNTQVESRDKRVLSMQKLRQSVLRDVSWLLNADSFESVADLTDYPEVAQSVINFGIQNLAGTSVVGADLTDIEKKLKQAITVFEPRILPHSLTVKVLSADVMNQQAISFDIEANLWAQPLPIHLYLRTEIDVLTGDVNLRDMGG, from the coding sequence CCCTCGTTACTCGATCGATTGACGGATGATGAGCCGAACACTCAGGTTGAATCCAGAGATAAGCGGGTGTTATCGATGCAGAAATTGAGGCAGTCGGTTCTGCGCGACGTTTCCTGGCTATTGAATGCCGATTCGTTCGAGTCCGTTGCCGATTTAACGGATTATCCGGAAGTCGCTCAGTCGGTTATCAATTTCGGCATACAAAATCTGGCGGGGACTTCCGTAGTCGGCGCGGATTTAACCGATATCGAAAAAAAACTTAAGCAAGCCATTACCGTCTTTGAGCCGCGTATTTTACCTCATAGTTTGACAGTCAAAGTATTGTCGGCGGATGTCATGAATCAGCAAGCTATCAGCTTCGACATCGAAGCCAATCTTTGGGCGCAGCCCCTTCCGATACATCTTTATTTACGGACTGAGATCGATGTATTGACCGGCGACGTGAATCTACGTGACATGGGCGGCTAA
- the tssI gene encoding type VI secretion system tip protein TssI/VgrG: MAQNNRSVTADTPLGDDQLVFYRMTGIESIGRLFEFEVELVRDLKLGSVKADQLLGKGMTVKLDLPNGGTRYFNGEIVQFKHIGLRSRFSCYRATLRPWLWYLTLNADCRIFQDKSVIDVIKAVLNNYSFADVLYKLDGEYKTLDYCVQYRESDFDFISRLMEYDGIFYYFEHQDDKHKLVITDSNKAFETQSGYQSIPYFPDGNEANRERDHIHEWFQENQVTTGKFELNDFDFESPGSDLTIKKHNPGEYSQSGQEVYDFPGKFSSSTVDSKLVDKRLEERQNAYSIKRGQGNALGLIPGMKFTLSDFYFDEENIEHVVVSASYIIQGDDCVSGMGGGGEIFQCSFDAIDAKQAFRSIRSTPKPSVSGSQTAIVVGPSGEEIWTDKYGRVKVQFHWDREGQDDENSSCWVRVSQPMAGKKWGWISLPRIGQEVVVSFLEGDPDRPLITGRVYNDDQMPPYDLPSNKTQSGIKTRSSKEGTADNFNELRFEDKKGEEEVYIHAEKDLNCVIENNETRKIGLDKKDKGDQTIEIQNDRTVTLHDGNDKLKIETGNRNIEIDQGNYDLKVSTGNHSVKIDSGKSTIEAMQSIELKVGGNSIEITQAGITIKGTMIKVEGSAMSEIKSPMTTVKGDGMLILQGGLTKIN; this comes from the coding sequence ATGGCACAAAACAATAGATCCGTTACTGCCGATACCCCTTTAGGCGATGATCAGCTGGTTTTCTATCGTATGACGGGGATAGAATCCATCGGTCGATTATTCGAGTTTGAGGTAGAGTTAGTTCGCGATCTGAAACTGGGCAGTGTCAAAGCCGATCAATTGTTGGGTAAAGGAATGACAGTCAAGCTGGATCTACCTAACGGGGGTACGCGGTATTTTAACGGTGAGATCGTGCAATTCAAGCATATAGGGCTCCGTAGTCGTTTCAGTTGTTACCGTGCAACATTAAGGCCTTGGTTATGGTATTTAACCCTTAATGCCGATTGCCGAATTTTTCAAGATAAATCGGTAATCGATGTTATCAAGGCAGTATTGAACAACTATTCTTTTGCCGATGTTCTTTATAAATTGGACGGCGAATACAAAACCTTGGATTATTGCGTTCAATATAGAGAAAGCGATTTCGATTTCATCAGTCGCTTGATGGAATACGACGGCATTTTTTATTACTTTGAGCATCAAGACGACAAACATAAACTTGTGATTACCGATTCGAACAAAGCTTTCGAAACTCAAAGCGGTTATCAGTCCATTCCATATTTTCCGGATGGAAACGAAGCAAACCGCGAGCGCGATCACATTCACGAGTGGTTTCAAGAAAACCAAGTCACGACAGGTAAATTCGAACTGAACGATTTCGATTTTGAATCGCCTGGTTCCGATTTAACAATCAAAAAACACAATCCGGGGGAATATTCTCAATCCGGACAGGAAGTCTACGATTTTCCAGGAAAATTCTCGTCATCAACAGTAGACAGCAAGCTCGTCGATAAGCGCTTGGAAGAGCGGCAAAATGCCTATTCCATTAAGCGTGGTCAAGGCAATGCTTTGGGCCTCATTCCCGGCATGAAATTCACACTAAGCGATTTTTATTTTGACGAAGAAAACATCGAACATGTCGTTGTGTCGGCATCCTATATTATTCAAGGCGACGATTGCGTTTCAGGCATGGGTGGAGGCGGTGAAATTTTTCAATGCAGTTTCGACGCGATTGATGCAAAGCAAGCCTTTCGATCGATCAGATCGACACCCAAACCTTCGGTTTCAGGGTCGCAGACCGCGATTGTCGTCGGTCCTTCAGGTGAGGAGATTTGGACCGATAAATACGGCCGCGTCAAGGTACAGTTTCATTGGGACAGGGAAGGGCAAGACGATGAAAATAGCTCGTGTTGGGTCAGGGTTTCTCAGCCGATGGCCGGTAAGAAATGGGGTTGGATTTCTTTGCCGCGGATCGGTCAAGAGGTCGTCGTCAGTTTTTTGGAGGGCGATCCGGACCGTCCATTGATAACCGGGAGAGTTTACAACGACGATCAAATGCCGCCTTATGATTTACCTTCCAACAAAACCCAAAGCGGTATCAAGACCCGTAGTTCAAAAGAAGGTACGGCCGATAACTTCAACGAATTACGTTTTGAGGACAAAAAAGGCGAGGAAGAGGTTTACATTCATGCCGAAAAAGACCTTAATTGTGTAATCGAAAATAACGAGACACGCAAGATCGGTTTGGATAAAAAAGACAAGGGCGATCAAACAATTGAGATCCAAAACGATAGAACCGTTACTTTGCATGACGGTAACGATAAGTTGAAAATTGAAACAGGCAATCGTAACATCGAGATCGATCAGGGTAATTATGATTTGAAGGTGTCGACCGGCAATCATTCGGTCAAGATCGATTCCGGTAAAAGCACGATTGAAGCGATGCAGTCCATCGAGCTCAAAGTGGGCGGGAACAGTATCGAAATCACCCAAGCAGGGATCACGATCAAAGGAACTATGATAAAAGTGGAGGGGAGTGCGATGTCTGAAATAAAGAGCCCAATGACCACGGTTAAAGGAGACGGCATGTTGATTCTGCAGGGCGGCTTGACAAAAATTAACTAG
- the tssG gene encoding type VI secretion system baseplate subunit TssG — protein sequence MAGENRSKKNDLIEGLLEQPHQYDFFHALRLIECSHDNKPLIGQSSRPVDDAVRFGQEVSMAFESSTLSQFIAAHDGKPARLTQRFLGLFGPNGPMPLHLTEYVRSREHNFHDHTLARFGDIFHHRMVALFYRAKADAEPAYSFDRPDEDRFGDYLGALAGIGDKEFQDRDAMPDLAKFHYIGHLANQAKNADGLIAILADFYKLPVRLNEFIGEWLHIETEDLTRLGESTQTGRLGESVVLGSRVWSCQHKFRILFGPLTLTEYDSLLPSGQRLEKLIAIVRNYSGFEFDWDVNLILKNDEVPMSQLDGGTRLGWTSWLGERRSTEDANDLLLNPIR from the coding sequence ATGGCCGGCGAGAATAGGTCGAAGAAAAACGATTTAATCGAAGGTTTACTCGAACAGCCGCATCAATACGATTTTTTTCATGCCTTACGGTTGATTGAATGTAGCCATGACAATAAACCTCTGATAGGACAATCCAGTCGACCCGTAGACGACGCGGTAAGGTTTGGTCAAGAAGTCTCCATGGCATTTGAGTCGTCGACATTGAGTCAATTTATAGCAGCTCACGATGGGAAGCCGGCCCGATTGACTCAGCGTTTTTTAGGACTGTTCGGACCCAACGGTCCGATGCCTTTGCATCTGACCGAATATGTGCGAAGCCGGGAGCATAATTTTCATGATCATACTTTGGCCCGTTTTGGCGATATTTTTCACCACCGGATGGTTGCATTGTTCTATCGCGCCAAAGCGGATGCCGAACCTGCCTACAGTTTCGACCGGCCCGATGAAGACCGGTTCGGCGATTATTTAGGAGCGTTAGCCGGGATCGGTGATAAGGAGTTTCAAGATCGCGATGCGATGCCGGATCTGGCCAAGTTTCATTACATAGGTCATTTAGCGAATCAGGCAAAAAATGCCGACGGGCTAATCGCTATCCTGGCCGATTTCTATAAATTACCGGTGCGACTCAATGAGTTCATCGGTGAATGGTTACACATTGAAACCGAGGATTTGACCCGATTAGGTGAATCGACCCAAACCGGTAGATTAGGCGAGTCTGTCGTATTGGGCTCCCGAGTTTGGAGTTGTCAGCATAAATTCCGAATTCTGTTCGGCCCTTTGACCCTAACAGAGTATGACAGTTTGCTGCCTTCAGGTCAGCGACTGGAAAAACTGATTGCGATCGTACGAAACTACAGCGGCTTTGAGTTTGATTGGGATGTCAATCTAATCTTGAAAAATGACGAGGTACCGATGAGCCAATTGGACGGCGGCACGCGACTGGGTTGGACAAGCTGGCTTGGTGAGCGGCGCAGCACCGAAGATGCGAACGATCTGTTGCTGAATCCGATACGGTAA
- a CDS encoding papain-like cysteine protease family protein — translation MSFYLNVPFVTQLGIGAEIGKHHGRDDPTGCWYASLCMVGFYFEAGPRLGNPELFKRPLDKLKHGTDVGHFPIGGDAELKMMQNEGLEEIPEPADKKWKNWQLAKMLKEYGPLMMSWWAPGAHVSVVIGIDSESNEVIYHDPENAPNSRMSLNNFNSKLMWGNRALMRKKGKPHQG, via the coding sequence ATGTCTTTTTATCTAAATGTTCCATTTGTCACACAACTTGGTATTGGAGCAGAAATCGGTAAACACCACGGAAGAGATGATCCAACTGGATGCTGGTATGCCAGTCTGTGCATGGTTGGTTTTTATTTTGAAGCAGGCCCTCGGTTAGGTAACCCGGAATTATTTAAACGCCCTCTAGACAAACTTAAACACGGTACAGATGTCGGACATTTTCCTATTGGTGGTGATGCTGAACTAAAAATGATGCAGAATGAAGGATTAGAAGAAATCCCTGAGCCGGCTGATAAAAAATGGAAAAATTGGCAGCTTGCAAAAATGCTTAAGGAATATGGACCTTTAATGATGTCATGGTGGGCTCCGGGCGCTCATGTTTCAGTTGTTATTGGTATAGACTCTGAATCAAATGAAGTGATTTATCACGACCCGGAAAACGCGCCAAATTCTCGGATGTCGCTAAATAATTTTAACAGCAAGTTAATGTGGGGGAACCGTGCATTGATGCGAAAAAAAGGAAAACCACATCAAGGTTGA